A window of Rhinatrema bivittatum chromosome 2, aRhiBiv1.1, whole genome shotgun sequence contains these coding sequences:
- the IGFBP1 gene encoding insulin-like growth factor-binding protein 1 — protein sequence MLPALFPMLLLVAGAAAALGPLRCAPCTEERLALCPPVAAECAELAPEPGCGCCLTCALREGGACGVYTARCGRGLHCQPLPGEAHPLHALIRGQGACAEAGEAEAREAVEPCADEAETREGVEPCAAEAADTKDSLEHENTAPESTEMSPDQLSPSYRLLFPGTLDRLDPWNTISAYEHLKDKRVLERRRWRKQQGLCQKELYKALDKLAKARQRTGDQIYRFYLPNCNRHGFYHSKQCEASLDGERGRCWCVYPLNGKRIPGSPELRGDVDCQQYLAVQQ from the exons ATGCTCCCCGCCCTCTTCCCCATGCTCCTCCTCgtggcgggagcggcggcggcgcTGGGCCCTCTGCGCTGCGCGCCCTGCACGGAGGAGCGCCTGGCGCTCTGCCCGCCCGTGGCGGCCGAGTGCGCGGAGCTGGCGCCCGAGCCGGGCTGCGGCTGCTGCCTGACGTGCGCGCTGCGCGAGGGCGGCGCGTGCGGCGTCTACACGGCGCGCTGCGGCCGGGGGCTGCACTGCCAGCCGCTCCCCGGCGAGGCGCACCCGCTGCACGCGCTCATCCGCGGCCAGGGCGCCTGCGCGGAGGCCGGCGAAGCGGAGGCCCGCGAAGCGGTGGAGCCGTGCGCCGACGAAGCGGAGACCCGCGAAGGGGTGGAGCCGTGCGCCGCCGAGGCTGCAG ATACAAAGGATTCTTTGGAACATGAAAACACAGCGCCAGAAAGCACCGAGATGTCCCCAGATCAGCTGTCACCCAGCTACCGACTGCTGTTTCCCGGCACCTTGGACAGGCTGGACCCCTGGAACACCATCAGCGCCTACGAGCACCTGAAAGACAAGCGAgtcctggagaggaggaggtggaggaagcaGCAG GGCCTATGCCAGAAAGAACTTTACAAAGCGTTGGATAAGTTAGCCAAGGCTCGTCAAAGGACAGGTGACCAGATATACCGGTTTTACCTCCCAAACTGCAACAGACATGGATTTTATCACAGCAAGCAG TGTGAAGCATCCTTAGACGGAGAGCGTGGCAGGTGCTGGTGTGTTTATCCTCTGAATGGCAAAAGGATCCCTGGCTCGCCTGAGCTGAGAGGAGACGTAGACTGCCAGCAGTATCTGGCTGTACAGCAATAA